The Phyllopteryx taeniolatus isolate TA_2022b chromosome 11, UOR_Ptae_1.2, whole genome shotgun sequence genome includes the window CCCCGTATTTGGTGTTTTCCTCCAAACGTAATAATGCACATTACAGCCAAACAGTTCGTTTTTAGTTTTGTCAGACTATGGGACATGTCTCCAAGAATTAATGTCTTTCTCCCTGtatgcatttgcaaactgtaagatggcttttttgtttcttttggagtaattgCTTCTTCCTGTCAGATGTCCATGTCAGCACagtacttgttttctttttgtgtgtgtgtcaattacTCGCACTTTTTCTGTATTTGTGGCAGAGCTTGATCCCTATCCCATTTCACTGAATTTTCCCCTGCCTGTCAACAACTTTTTCCGAGCCGTTGGTAACTAGAAAACGTTACGGTACAACACTCCTGCAACACCCACACTTCTGCACAGTTTGCTTCACCTGTGCCCGGCAGAAACCGTTTAGAACTGAGTAAGCATCGACACGAACGTTGTGATCTGGTGTCATCTTACAAGCATTTCCTGGCGGACCCGAGGGTTTCTGAAGTTCAGTTCAGGTTGCTTCTTGAGGAACTGGTGCAGGTAACACTGTCCTCGAACTTCATCATACGTCCATGATGAGTTCCCAAATACACTCACCTGAAAGAAAGGAACCAGAAAGATTTAACCGTCTTAGTCTGTGATAGATAGATTTGGTAGGCCATCAAATGAACCTACCCAGTTATTGGGCTTGGGTCCTGTGGCATTGCAATCAGCCCAGACGTAGAAGTCCTCATAGTGTGGCTCTCTGGTGCGACTCAGGTTAAACCAACGGTGCTTGTCGCTGGTGTGATTTGGAATGAAGTCCATGATCAGCTTCAAACCTGGTGGAAGCAGAGCCGGCCGGGAATCCTATGAAGCGTGTCGCTTTCCAAGAACTTATTGAGGGCTTTACCTAATTTGTGCATCTCAGCCAAGAGGTCATCAAAGTCCTGCATAGTACCAAAGAGCGGGTCAATGGCACGGAAATCTTCCACGTCGTAGCCTAAGTCCCTCATGGGAGAGCGATAGAAGGGATTGATCCACACCGACTTGATGTTCAGGTACTCGAAATGGCCCAGCATCTCCTGAATGCCTTGTgaagtgcgcacacacacagacaagccATCAACATCTACACAACTTCTGACAATTGTGGTACCATCTTTCTTCATTAGTTCatttattcaaattaaatgtggATTATTTCAAAAAGCACTTCCCGGCCAACTTGTGCAGATTCATCAATTTATTGAcactttatttaattatttacgtTTTGAGTATCTGTAATCTGTGAGTGTTGAACCCTTTCACTGTGAAACAATGTGGGTGGtgaaacacccacatccccaCAGATGTAACAAAATGTGTGGGTGATGAAACATTTCAACGGGAAACGTGTGGGTGTTCATACACAGACATACCCAACGGCACGCCATCACTATCAACCCCAACCACACTTTTAGTCACACCTGCAGGGGATGTGGATGTTTCAGCACCCACTTTCATCCCTGAAAAGGTTTCAACACTTTCTGTCACACCCATAGTCTGCTTTCAATATAAACCTGATCCacacttttcccattgaaaagttttcaacacccacacttttttgTCACACTCTACATCCCTGCTTAcagcattattttttgtttttctgttcatGACTGTCAGTGGACTTTCATCCTAAGTCTGCCTAACAACAAGTGCCCAGGATGTGAAGTGTAATATGCAATGAGGCTGACTCACCTTTGAGGTCTCCCACTCCATCTCCGTCGGAGTCCCTAAAGGAGCGGGGGTACACCTGGTAGACGGGGGACACCTGCCACCAGCTGAGGCAGCGGGGCGACAGCGCCACCACACTGATGGTGAGGGCTACCAGCGTCAGCGTGCAGGCCATGATTAGCCAGAACAAGATCTCCCGCGGGACTCTGTAGAAGGCCTGCGAGGAGTAAAGCAGCAGCACCTCCTTGGGCATGCCGGCATATGGCTTGATCTGCGTGTAGTCCTTGGCAGGGGGGTCCACCACCTTTTCTTCCAGCTCcacagtggtggtggtggtgatgtcCTCCACCGGGTTGCCGCCTTCAACCTTTTGGAAGGGCCGATTCAGGGTGCCCAGCTCCATGTCGTTTATACCTTTATGGTCTGAATGTGGCAGCAGTGTTGCTTCTTTCTTGACGTGTGGGAAAGAGGTCAGGGTACACTCCTTTGTATTTATCTCTCCCACACATGCGCACTGCTAGTTCAACCTGTGGAATGTGGGGGAATTGGTTAGAGATTAGTTTGGTCAGACTTCAGAAAGCGCTTGGATCAGTCTATGTAAAGTTATTGGCTATTACAAAGTTAATCCAAACTGAGCACTAATATATTTCTAACATCAGGGTGaagaaaaatgtacattaaatTTACCTAGTCGACGACTACTTGTCATGGCGCAGATTGCGTAGAAAATTCTGCAGTGCCTGTACACAGAGAACCAATGcacaacacacatacagtggaagGTGGCAACGGAGAGAGTTTgggttcatttattttcatggcaACACAACAGCTTCTCCGTTGAGTTTGAAATCCAATCTATAATTGACATTCAAGGTCAAAATGTCAGGTACAGGTGCTGGTCTAGCTAGTGACCAGCAGGACAACAGCAACATCTGAAAATTGGGAGAAATTGAGGGTTAGGTGTCTTTCACAGGGAAAGATGAACCAGGATATGAACAATAAACCTTTTGATAACTGGATGacctgctctaccaactgagccaccaAGACTAGCAGGGGCTGGCAGCAGCTGGTAACACTGGTCGAACGTGCTGGCAAAATCATGCAAGTCTTGCAGGTGGCTGTGGCTGTGGCTCTGCTGGTAGAGGTGGTCATTCATTGACCCAAGGGTCAGCAGCTCAAATCCCAGCTCCAGCTGTCAAACTGTCCCAGGGCAAGACACAGAAGCCTACATTTCTCCCAGGGGGCATGGCGGATCctgctaaaaaataaatgctttgttGCAGTGTTGATCACCAGCAAGGCccacacaaaaacagcatttacTTGTGAGCAGCTTGCAAAATGGTGGCAAGGACCCAAACTCAGTGGATCTTGTAAATTTCTGTCTTTCATCATGCAGtgaatttttttgcaatgaTCAAATAATGTCGAGACGTGGAAGGTGGCACCAAAGGGAGTGTGggttcatttcttttcatggaTACAGACAAAAAGCAACACCAGCTCCATTGAATTTTAAATCCAATCATCTTATTGAAATTTACAGTCAAAATATCAGGTAGAATACCCAAAGATTGCTTATATAATTGTAGTGCACACCCAAACTCACTGgaactttttaaattttctttcaTTATACAGCAGCTTAACTGCAGGAGACTTATTTTACAGCAAATATAATACAATGTGCAGAATGTAAAACAAAGCACCAAATGGAATTTGGGTTCATTTAATTTCATGAcaacagtcaaaaaaaaaagcgatggCCATCTCCCgggtatataataaataaaaaaaaaacatttcaaaactgcattttgtgtttacttgtgttgccTTTGGCTAATATTTAAAtctgatgggaaacattttaagtgtgacaaacatgcaaaaaaaaaaaatctagaagGGGGCAAACccttcacaccactgtatattactCTTAATTGCATGAATCAGCGATGGGTACCCTTtatttggcttgagcacctgcccaaaaaaaatgtctgtgcaaaTGCCTGGCAGggtttaaaacaatgtttttattgacatttataGTCAAAATATGAGGTACAGGAGGACCCCCGGGATCGGTGGGTGTTTAGCCTAAATGCACAGGAATTTATAAACTTATTCTTGTCTTTCATCATACAAAACAATGAGAAATAATGTACAGATGCCAAAGGTGGCAACATGGAGCGTTTGGgttcattttgtttcattgCAACAGACAAAAGCAATAGCTGCTCCATTGGGtttgaaatcaaatatttttattgacatATACAGTCACAATATCAGGTACAGGAGGGCCTGGGATTGGTGAGAAGGTGGCAAAAAGGGAGTTTCTGTTAATTTCCTTTAATAGcaacaaacagaaaacaatggcTACTCCATTGGGTTTAAAATCCAATCTTTTAATTGATGTTTACAGTCACAACATCAGGTACAGGTGGACTAGGTGATTGGTGGTAAATGTGTTGCACACCCAGAAACACTGCTACTTGTAAACATGTCTCTCATCATACAGTGTCGAGCTGTAGAAGGTGCCAACAAAAGGAGCTTGGGTTCATTTATCTCCCTGATAAAACCTTGTGATATACAAGCATGCATCTGTGGGACCATTTCTGACTACCAGCCATCTTAGAATAAGTTAAAAGTGATGATGTGCTACtctgaaaataatacaaatctaTTCATTCCAAgactcaattcaactcaaatAATGTGTAATGAAATAGAATACTACAGGAATATTGCGCTCCATCTGCTTTCGTTGCTGTAACTTCATCCTATATTGGTATCATCGGCTAAAATGAAAAAACCTTCTGAGGATGACCAGatagtgaaaatgtattttcacgtCATAAATAAGCTTCTCAATAATTTAATcagatattttacaaaaatgacttttaaaccacaacaaaaaagtattaaattgttttttttgaatctcattaaaaaaatgtttaacataTCCTAcaactgtccaatgaaaaggatgtacagtatgtccaagATATTACGAGTTGATTTCCtatttcaaaacataaaaagatggagaggggaaaaataaaaaaggttagAGAtttttcatccccccccccctttggaCGACAACGTTATAGCATTTAAGTATATTTCTTGGAATGTGTTGAATActccaaaagtaaaaagtattaataGTTGCAGGTTTATGTACCATAACATTTTAACACATCttgacacaaaaaagaaaactatccatccattttccataccgcttatcctcactagggtcgcagtttaaaaaaataaaaataaacaatacaattaaCAACCTTCCCTACATCAAGGTTTAAATTGTAAATTCCCATACAactaatcatcatcatcccaaCATATTTTCACTCTGGAATGAGAACATAACCGGGATGCTTCGCAGCACAAATAAAACTGATTTTTGGAAGGTAAACTCATATTTTGGCATTGTTTATTGACTTTACAACTCACAAAAAGGGAAGTGGCAGCACAAGTAGGATCGAGTGTGTGTCAAAAAGGTGAGGCTGGATCTCCTTTTCCCTCACATACACCCTCTTTGGAATGTCGTGCGTTCGTGTTCAATAACACAATTAGAGTAGCACGTatgcacaaaaacaaatcacataCGCACAGAGTAGGCCACGAGGCTGGGTTTGAAGATGAAGTCAAAATACAGATATCTCTGTATATTATTCAGAATTTGACAAATTATTCTTGACGACAGTTATCCTACATATGACAACAAAGCGAGTTGGGTCTTATGAATATCAAAGTGGCGAGTTGAGGAAACGCGTGCAAAAAGGATTcaccacatttaaaaacagacctGCCTGACATTTGGGACTGCACAGGAAGAATTTTGAACTCTGTCCCAGTTGTGACCGTCCCCATGTGATCAGGTGTGGCAGGCAGTCTTTGGACTTAGTGGCAAAAAATAACGGCTTTTAAAAGTCCATTAAGTGGTTTTCAGGCAAATAATTTTTAGTGTTTCAAGCGAGTGGAGACCATCAGTCTGGTCAGGAGTGTCCAGAAGCTTTGGAAATGGTTGACAGACATGTTCTCACTTTTTTTAATGGTCCTTAAGAAGTGGGCGGTGGCGGGGCTTCGGCGCATAAAGAGTTTCAGTTAACTGGCAAAAAGAAGAAGTGTGCTTTCTTGAGGCCTTTATCATAACCCTCCCATTTTGAATCCCAGGTCTATTGAGAATTCTCAATGGGGGAAAGAGTCAAGATACCGGAAAGGGGGGGTGGGTGAGACAAAGTTTCGATCCTGGTccttcccccccgccccccacaccccccccccttttttttttttttttccaccaggcAGATCAGGAACTTCTACCAGTGACACTCCAAGTCGGTGGTGCTCTGGGAGAGGACAGCCGCCAACAGTGAAGTGTGAAAAACAGAAGAGAAAGAAGTCAAATTAGGGACAGAGGGAGGAAAAGACAGTTATTGTTTGGTTATTATGAGGAGATGCTTCCAGTGAGCAAcctgaacacaaaataaaaattaaagcaGGCGGGACAAACTTTCAATTGTCTCGGGCCTGCAGAAGAGGCTGAAGGACGTTGGTCTTGTTGACAGGAAGTGACAAGAGACAAggactgctgctgctgttgtatgcgtgtgtgcagtTGAAGAGCCTGCCATAAGAGGGGCAGTGCATGCATGTCAGAGCGCACAGCACATAAGGGGCGGAGAGGGACAGTCCGTTGTCAGCATACAAGACGTGCCTCTGCATGCTAGTGTTGAGTAGACACGGATGGGAGGAGGGGAGTCGACAGAGAAGGTGGCCGGTCGACATGCCTGCAAGACTGCGTGAGGTCGTATGCGTGGAGGTGAGAGGAAGTCCGAGGGAAAAGAGGAAGCAAGGGGTGGGGGGACAATTATATATGATCACTTACCAAATGAAACAGGATGGCTGCATTAATCAGAGGGTGAACACAGTTAGACACTCTTTATATCCCTCTATGGCTTGATgtacactgcatggttcaagtgtCAATTCAGATCTTTTTCATGCTCATAATGTGGCACAGTTCTGATATACACATCGGCTATACCGCATCAATGCCACCTTGACGTTATTGAAATGCACCAATGGCAGACATTTATACAcccacattgaaaaaaataaaaattaaaataccatAACTACAACAAAAGCATACACAAGTAAAAATAGTCTAAATATAATAGGCGTGTCCATCAATAAATATATCAAAATAATTGCGGACGGCAGCCAGTGGAGTAATGTGGAGGTTAATCCATTCAAGCAATGGGGAAGAGCCAGCCCAGTCCAAATAAATGCTATTACcttgaaatatttgtattatttatttacgtttgaggtttttttcccccccactgttGCCACTGCCCGCTGGTGACACTTGTAAAGGTATTTACATGCATCTTGGTCACCTCCGTCAATGTAAACGCAGGCATATCAGATGTGTATGTGTCAGTTGAACTGGATATAGAAATAGACTGTCCAAAAAATTGGATAAACTTATTTCActggaattgggcacttggacttGCAGTGTAAATCTAGCTTGTTTGTGTGCACCTAATATTTTCTCCTCCCATGTGGTTAATAAGGCAGCCAGATGTTTAATACAGCTCTCTGTGTCATGTCTGAACCTATTAATCTTGCAAGTGTACCAAATGTTGTGGCCTCTAAGTGTGGAAGTAATTACTATCAAATCGACACCATCTGCCCATACGACACAATGGGTTTAATGCGGTTTTGaaccataaagaaaaacaaacttgtttgtCCATCTGTGTTGTCTGTGATTATGCAGAAACACACAAACTTTCTCAGAAGGGTAAAAGTGTGGACCATTACATTTATGAGCACTTGAATTTAATGTGGCAAGGGGCAAAAAAGGAAATTCAATATTTTGACCTGGGTAGaggtccccaaaaaaaaaaaaaaaaaaaaaaaaaaaaaaaaaaaagaaatgcccaAAAACATGGCTGACAAATACATTACAACAAAGGAGGATCTGAGCAAACTGTTTAAAGTGACATCAACACACTTTAAGGCTAATGAAAGTGCCAATGTAGCGAAGCCGTAACCCACATGCACCACAATCATTTAGACTTGTCAAACGATGAAGATACAAAGTCTTGGATAGCCCGGCGGATACTGAccccttcttcttctctgtATGGACTTAGACTGTTGTACACCGCTTCAATAACGCTTTGTCTGCAAAAAGAACAGTGCAATTAAACCAAAAGTTGAGAGGACATGGAAAAACAGAGACAGTTTTGACTAGTATCGCATTTTAAGGATTAGGCTCTTCGATTTATTTCCTCAAATGCTCACGGCATCTCATTTGTGAAAACCAGACATacagtaaacatcaaagaaaacATCATTATTTCTCATGCTCTCATCAGGCTTCTTGGCAACAAcattaaaacaatgacaattgaATTAAGTGTGCTTGAATCAACAAAATCAACTATTTCAAACATTACTTATGTCAacatttaaaggagacatattacacttttttaaacaattccaGGTGTCTTGATACAAGGTTTCTGacattttttagataaaaacaCAAGGAGTTAAAGAATCACAGCACACATTGGGCTCTATTTCCGTGCAGGGCGCAACTGGCACACTGCTCTGTGACAAGCTGGGCGTTCGGGCACAGCAAGGGTGTGTCCCTTGAGAACTTGGACGTtgctagaactaagacaagagcgtgcaaaatcctctcggactctccacatcccggtcaccagctcttccagctccttccctcaggtaggcgctaccgatcaatgcaaaatagaactagcagacattccaacaccttcttccctcttgcaatcaacagctaacctacaattccattgcaaaatgcgggcaattattttttttgtcttgagttcattgtcacatttctgtcgtgCCAtttatacatactcgtgcactcactgtagtagtctcgccacgctgcactatatgcatatctgttgttgaccaatactggccactcatgccagagtagcatctgccccacttgcacactgactgaggagtatctgcaacatttacacaatcaacattgtcccagattatcacgctactagtcactttaaactgcatacactccttgaggtTTTGGCGCCCttcgcacaatggtcactgcgccggactattgctatattagtcattcaaactgctctaagtgctagaggactctgcatctttttgcacaattgtccccaaaaaattaattaattaatttaaaaaaccattgtaccggcattaccagctaactagcaaccctttattgctcagtgactgtttttctcaatgtcgttatgtctcaaaagtgttctctgtcaattgactgtctgttgtcgtactagagcggctccaactacgggagacaaattccttgtgtgttttttggacagacttggcaaataaagatgattctgattctgacatgtGCCCGGCAGAATGACAATTCGGTGGCATAAAGACGGTCTAAATttacgcctgctcagaccacgtctaagtCTTGGAGCAGCTGGTCCTATGTGATTTAATTCTATGTCATTGCCCCGTATTTCAAGGAAATGAGAGGTGCCGCTTTGACTGGCGGCGAATGAAGCCGGCTGTAGACACCCACTGTCTGATCCGCAGGGGTGTGCTGGTCTACCAAGTACGGCTTTTGTTAGCATGAAGAACAGGGCATACCTAGGGTGTTGAGACGAGACGAGTTTCTAGTCTGAATAGAAAAGGAGTACGTAAAAGCATAATTTGCATCTCCACTCATGGAGACAGCACTTCAATTGACGTGCAGATATGTGCATGTGGCTCATGCACTGGACACATTGCCAAACATAAATATGCCCACATCGACAACATCACCAAACATTTTAGTATGTGCCAGATGTCAGCTAATCTGTGCTACCGCTGAAGCTCTACTTAGCTTTTGGGTTTGACATGGTGGTGTTTCAGACCGTATAGTCTGATGGACGAACTTCAGCAGTttcttggaaattgtggatgttcAGCCAGCCTAGTAGAGACCCTCTGTATGGGTCCACTATTTTGTAAATTATCACGGTCATTACATCAAAATCTGACAACATTTATAAGGGCTCGattaccaaaacatttttggatataggtagctgacaaaaaaaaataaaatggttgtgtaatttcacacttgagtgggtaggcactccagagaccagattatttgtacacaagcaattaaaaagtaaattatccataatatgtcccctttaagtggTGGTGTGTTGAGGTTTGCCCAAAGATAAAACACCTTATGGTGGCGGAGAAGGGGGGGGCTCTTACTTGCTGGCAAGGCCTCCCCCTGGTGGCAGAGCCGGCATGCCGCTGTCAGCGGACAAGTTCCTCATCACCGTCACCAGGTCGGGAAAGCCCTCGTCGGCCGGCCGGGACAGCAACGCTGAAAACGACAGCAGAGTGTGTTACACAAGATGAACGTCAAAACGTTCCTGTGTCCTTCTCTCCATTCCCTTCTTTTTTGAGTCTCCCAGTAGCAGATGGCCCAAGAAGCCAaacatttacattagcacaCAATGCTAAATGACTTCATTCCACTCCAAGATGCCAATAAATCCATTCGGTGAACATCTATTTGTCTTATTTGACCATAATGTCAAACAGCAAGGCTTTGTTGCCGGGGAGAAGAGCTTATAAGCAAAGTAGCAAAATAAAAAGGCTTTATGACTCTCAAGGGGAAACTCGTGAGAGAACAAATGGGAGGAAATGAGAGGGCCAATAGGAGAGCGAAGAGAAGACACTGCATGTGTGAGTGAGGGAGAGGAGAAAACAATGTCAGAGATAATTCTGCAAGAGAGAATAGGGAAGGGAGATGCTCGCTGAAATGGAAAAGGAGGTCACGATGGTGTCATTTTTCTGCATTGAGTGGGATCTACCCCGGATGGAGGATGTTCAACAATAAGAGGCACAACACAAAAGAATAGGGCGGTTCTGAAGAGGAAAACCCACAAACATTTGATAAGAATACAACAAAGCCATTCATCCTCACCTTCCACACGAGACTCCAGGTACTGGTTGAGCTCTGAATCTCTCCTCACAGCTTCCTCCGACACTTTGGGAGTGTTGGGCAAACACACTAACACAACACTCATGTTATCCCGGCTCCCCTAAGGACGATGTGAGGAAAGAGGAAATGAGTGTGAGCAAGAAAAGCAGAGTCAGTGTGATAATGACTTATGTAAAACGGTAAATAAAGCTATGATACAATACACAAACATATATTACTTCCAGCCACAAGATGTTCCCTTCTTTTAGGTGACTCCTTCAAATCAAGTAGTTTTTATTTCGGCTTTAATTTGATGACACAGTGATTCACATCTCTttaaatgtatccatccattttcctacaCTCGTTCTTATTACGGTCACGGGagagccggagcctatcccggctgactggGGGTCAATGGTTGGACACAGCCAATCATTCACAAatttcacacccacattcacatctattggcaatttagaggaacaaacaaacacacgggGGGAAACCAGAAtgctcagagaaaacccaggcaacaCTGAAAGCATGCAAACTGTACACAGGAGGGATGAGATTCAAAGCCGGCCCTCTTCACTGTGACACAGGTGTACTGCCCACATTATTTCTAGTAACAGTATCCTTTGGGGGAAAACATCTTTTAAAATTTATGCATGACGGAACCATCCCAAAAGTAAAATTCAGCTTTTCAAGCCTGTAGAGGTGAgtgcaaattattttcattaaaattctAAAATTGCAAAACCCCTGGAacctttttcttctcttttcctAAAGGGAATATTGAAGTGAAAAGTATAAAGCAGCCAATATcccacacatatatacacacctTGTGCAGGCAGGTGTCCACCACTTCATTGCAGACTCGCTCCAGGTCATCAGATACCTCAAGCCTTGATTTGACAAACTCGCAAAGCTCCTCATTGGACATGACATCCCAGATTCCGTCGCATGCCAGGATAACAAACTGATCTTGCTCAGGAGTCCGAACAATCTCATAAACCTCTGGCTCGGGGCTCACCAGCTGCTCGGTGGGGCCCCTGCCAACGACGCACTTGTAGTCGTAGTCCCCCAAGGCTCGGGAGACAGCCAGCGACCCGTTCACCCTCTGGATCATGACAGAGCCGCCGGCGTTCTGGATACGCTCCCTCTCGCGAGGGTTGCAAGGCTTGTGGTCATGCGTGGAGAAGCACACTTGGGTATTTCGGTACAAAACAGCTCGAGAGTCACCGCAGTTCATGAAAAAGAAATGCTCGGGAGACAGGAGGACACCCACGGCTGTGGAGCCACTTCGGTCCATGCCGTTGCGCATGTCAGAGAAGCTGCGCATGTGCTCATCAATCCTCAGGAAGCCTGTCCGGATGCCAGCTTTCACAGCCTCCACAGTGGGGGCAACCTCTGCCGGAGGGGCATCTGTAGTGCTCTCTGAACCGGCCAGTGAGCTCTGCTGCCCTCCAGCCCCGAAACTGGCACTGATTATGTGCTCCAGAAGGTGCTTGGAGCAGTAGTTGGCAACCCTGGAGCCCGCATGGCCATCGTAGACGGCAAAAAACGACCAGTCTGTCAAGCCGTGTGCAGGCAGTCCCAGCGCGGCCGTGTGAGCATCCTCCATCTCCACTCGCCAGCCCTGCATGGAGCTCAGCCCATAGCGGATGCCGTTTCCTTCACCGTGGGCGTTGTGCTTCTCTGTTTTGGGCTTGTCCAGGAAGGCACCCATGGCTCAGCTCTGCAGAGACCCACAGCTGCCTGCGAAAGAGAACAGAAAAGATGGAGAGAAAGAGAACAACACACTGAATTAAATAAGAAACTTGGGACCAAACCTTACAAGCACTGTACTAATCAGCCCAAGCCATGTGTTAGCCAAGTATTGTGTAGTGGCAGCTAGAAATTTAAATCAGTTTCATCTGGAACTGTATGGAATCTGATTGTTCTAACAAAGTTATGTTAGGTCGCCTCTTCGTTTGAAACCAAATGTATCCATGTTGTatcaacacaataaataaaaatatacatttattttctctcCACATGCAAATCTCCTAGCAATCCGTCTGTTGGGAAACATACCTGTAAAAGAAAAGCTACGCCTTCCGACGACTTGTAGGACGAGTGGGAGTTCATACTTTTAACGCCCGCAATAATTCAGCTTTCAGAACTTCTGTTACGTTATATGGATCCAAGTTCGTCTGCCTGTCTTACTGTTGAAATTGCTATGTCGGTGCGGATGAAAGCACATTAACGTCATAACCAGTTGCAATAAACTCTCTGACAGGGTTGTTCCTGTAGTGTTCAACAAGTTTCAATtcctccattaaaaaaaaaaaaaaaacactcagtgAAAATATAAATCCCTGGCATTTTGTCAGCAAATATAACATTTCAAAATCCATGTTGAGCGGAGGGAGGGTGGTCCAGCGCACCGGTTAAGGCTGCACTTGTTTGCTTTGcgctaatttcatgaatttacgtgtcaattttaattttaatccattacaccattttacttttgttttaagCATACTAAATATTATCCACACAATATTTCCATGAATTTTCCAAATCTTTacagaaaattttatttttcaagaaatttTCAAGgacccttgaaaaaaaaaaatgtatgactgTACAAACCTTGCTAAATGGGCTGCCATGAAGAagagaaataaaaatggaaagacaGCTAAGCCTGGTGCAggaaaaactaaacattaaaattgtaattgtcTATAAACCTACAACACAATAGCATGAGCGTTCCTAGGCTGGTAAAATTAGCATGGTAGTACCTCTGCCTCGCCTAA containing:
- the ppm1ba gene encoding protein phosphatase 1B isoform X1; amino-acid sequence: MGAFLDKPKTEKHNAHGEGNGIRYGLSSMQGWRVEMEDAHTAALGLPAHGLTDWSFFAVYDGHAGSRVANYCSKHLLEHIISASFGAGGQQSSLAGSESTTDAPPAEVAPTVEAVKAGIRTGFLRIDEHMRSFSDMRNGMDRSGSTAVGVLLSPEHFFFMNCGDSRAVLYRNTQVCFSTHDHKPCNPRERERIQNAGGSVMIQRVNGSLAVSRALGDYDYKCVVGRGPTEQLVSPEPEVYEIVRTPEQDQFVILACDGIWDVMSNEELCEFVKSRLEVSDDLERVCNEVVDTCLHKGSRDNMSVVLVCLPNTPKVSEEAVRRDSELNQYLESRVEALLSRPADEGFPDLVTVMRNLSADSGMPALPPGGGLASKQSVIEAVYNSLSPYREEEGPSCFICLAGMSTGHLLCRLPSSHPCLLNTSMQRHVLYADNGLSLSAPYVLCALTCMHCPSYGRLFNCTHAYNSSSSPCLLSLPVNKTNVLQPLLQARDN
- the ppm1ba gene encoding protein phosphatase 1B isoform X2 — translated: MGAFLDKPKTEKHNAHGEGNGIRYGLSSMQGWRVEMEDAHTAALGLPAHGLTDWSFFAVYDGHAGSRVANYCSKHLLEHIISASFGAGGQQSSLAGSESTTDAPPAEVAPTVEAVKAGIRTGFLRIDEHMRSFSDMRNGMDRSGSTAVGVLLSPEHFFFMNCGDSRAVLYRNTQVCFSTHDHKPCNPRERERIQNAGGSVMIQRVNGSLAVSRALGDYDYKCVVGRGPTEQLVSPEPEVYEIVRTPEQDQFVILACDGIWDVMSNEELCEFVKSRLEVSDDLERVCNEVVDTCLHKGSRDNMSVVLVCLPNTPKVSEEAVRRDSELNQYLESRVEALLSRPADEGFPDLVTVMRNLSADSGMPALPPGGGLASKQSVIEAVYNSLSPYREEEGSCRHVDRPPSLSTPLLPSVSTQH
- the ppm1ba gene encoding protein phosphatase 1B isoform X3, translating into MGAFLDKPKTEKHNAHGEGNGIRYGLSSMQGWRVEMEDAHTAALGLPAHGLTDWSFFAVYDGHAGSRVANYCSKHLLEHIISASFGAGGQQSSLAGSESTTDAPPAEVAPTVEAVKAGIRTGFLRIDEHMRSFSDMRNGMDRSGSTAVGVLLSPEHFFFMNCGDSRAVLYRNTQVCFSTHDHKPCNPRERERIQNAGGSVMIQRVNGSLAVSRALGDYDYKCVVGRGPTEQLVSPEPEVYEIVRTPEQDQFVILACDGIWDVMSNEELCEFVKSRLEVSDDLERVCNEVVDTCLHKGSRDNMSVVLVCLPNTPKVSEEAVRRDSELNQYLESRVEALLSRPADEGFPDLVTVMRNLSADSGMPALPPGGGLASKQSVIEAVYNSLSPYREEEGSTTDLECHW
- the ppm1ba gene encoding protein phosphatase 1B isoform X5, with product MGAFLDKPKTEKHNAHGEGNGIRYGLSSMQGWRVEMEDAHTAALGLPAHGLTDWSFFAVYDGHAGSRVANYCSKHLLEHIISASFGAGGQQSSLAGSESTTDAPPAEVAPTVEAVKAGIRTGFLRIDEHMRSFSDMRNGMDRSGSTAVGVLLSPEHFFFMNCGDSRAVLYRNTQVCFSTHDHKPCNPRERERIQNAGGSVMIQRVNGSLAVSRALGDYDYKCVVGRGPTEQLVSPEPEVYEIVRTPEQDQFVILACDGIWDVMSNEELCEFVKSRLEVSDDLERVCNEVVDTCLHKGSRDNMSVVLVCLPNTPKVSEEAVRRDSELNQYLESRVEALLSRPADEGFPDLVTVMRNLSADSGMPALPPGGGLASK
- the ppm1ba gene encoding protein phosphatase 1B isoform X4, yielding MGAFLDKPKTEKHNAHGEGNGIRYGLSSMQGWRVEMEDAHTAALGLPAHGLTDWSFFAVYDGHAGSRVANYCSKHLLEHIISASFGAGGQQSSLAGSESTTDAPPAEVAPTVEAVKAGIRTGFLRIDEHMRSFSDMRNGMDRSGSTAVGVLLSPEHFFFMNCGDSRAVLYRNTQVCFSTHDHKPCNPRERERIQNAGGSVMIQRVNGSLAVSRALGDYDYKCVVGRGPTEQLVSPEPEVYEIVRTPEQDQFVILACDGIWDVMSNEELCEFVKSRLEVSDDLERVCNEVVDTCLHKGSRDNMSVVLVCLPNTPKVSEEAVRRDSELNQYLESRVEALLSRPADEGFPDLVTVMRNLSADSGMPALPPGGGLASKQSVIEAVYNSLSPYREEEGPSCFI